TTGAGCTATCAGACTGGAAACTCCTCACAAGTCCAAAATCCAGATAGTATACACCAGTCTGTTTAATCTAACCAAGAGGATCCAGGAGtacaggaaaaagtatgtgaacactttGAGGTTACAttgagttttgcatgaatttgtcatacAATGTTCTCCGATCTCCATCTAACTTatataatacaaaaacacagtctgctgaaaataatagtacacaaacattatatgttttcatgtttttattgaacatataatgtaaacattcacagtgcagggtggaaaaagtatgtgaacccctagcctaatgacttctccgagagctaattggagccaggagtgaaccaaccttgagtccaatcagtgtgatgatattggatgtgttgctgaaagctgttctgccctttaaaaacacaaaccagttttgggtttactattgcagcactgttgctactctccctaggtgtggtcgtcctgtaaagatgactgcaagagcacagcgcggaatgctgaatgaggtaaagaagcatcctagagcgtcagctaaagacttacagaaatctctggcacatgctaacatttttgttgacacgtctacaataaggaaaacatcaaacacgaatggagtacatgggaggacaccacggaggaagccattgctgtccaaaaaaaatattgcagcatgtttgaagtttgcaaaagagcacctggatgttccacagcactactggcaaaatattctgtggacagatgaaaccaaaattgagttgtttggaaaaaacacacaacactatgtgtggagaaaaaaaggcacagcacaccaacatcaaaacctcatctccaCAGTAAAACATGGGAGAGGGAGCTTcgtggtttggggctgctttgctgcctcagggcctggacggattgttgtcattgatgtaaaagttaattccagagtttatcaagacattttgcaggaaaacgtaaaccaactgaagctccacagaggatggatGAGGCAACAgaacaatgatccaaagcatacaagtaattcaataaaagaatagcttcaacagaacaaaatacaccttctggagtggcgcagtcagagtcctgacctcaacccgattgaaatgctgtggcatgacctttACGTTAagaaatgtttggttgaggttattgctgccaaagaagggtcaaccagttattaagtccaaaggttcacatactttttccaccctgcactgtgactgtttacatgttatgttcaataaaaacatgaaaacatataatgtttgtgtactattattttcagtggactatgtttttgtattgttgtgacttatatgaagattggagcacattttatgacaaattcatgcaagACTTGTCcgggcggcagtagctcaggtggtaaaGCAGTCgcctatgaaccccagggtgattggttcgattcccggttctcctggctacttgctgaggtgtccttggacaagacactgaaaccccgtagtagctATCCAaccgaatttccccaaggggatgaataaagtaataaaatatacagtacattaaataaCTCCATGTAAcctcaaagggttcacatactttttcctgcaaCTATATACAACGGCAGCAGGAGACTGAATAATAATCAACCAGATGAAGTGCCATGGCAAGTCAAGTCCCTGCATGGGATGTACCACTGACAGACTGTTAAGGTGGCTGATTTTGAGAATTATAACAAGGCAAGGAAAAGCTAGACATACAGAGCAGAGCAAAATCAGGAATGAGCGTCAGCTTTACAGAATGCAGATTTTTCAATAGTAAAGTCAAAGGCatattgtgtttctgtcataAGGTTCAAAGAGTGAACCTATAAATGCAGTGGATAGTCTGACTTTCAGAGTGATGGgccttctgttttctgttaatcTGATATGATAATGCTTTGTCTTCTTTGTTGGTGGGAATCTTAAATATCTTGCACATGTTTTAAAATTGTAATTTTTCTATGTCTTCCTACAAGCATCTATAGAAATCacttctttgttttcactgttcatCAACTAAGTATTGAAAATTCTCAGTATTGGCCTATTGTGTACTTCAGGAACTGGCGTTTCTAATGTCTGCCATTAGTAATTTAATGAATATTTAAGAACTAAAATCAATTACAGTTAGTGATTGTGGTGTTTGGGCGTCTTGCTGAGTTGGCTACCTGAAGGGTAATGAATGAAGATCTCCAATTTAAAGACTTTAAAATTAATTGTTGAAATGTACAGTAACTTGCTCCAACCCTAAACTATTTTCTATTACGCTGAACTCGTGGCTCCAACAGATCACAGAAACATCAGAGCTATGTTGTGAGAGCgctgctttgttttattcaaaatcACGAAAACCAAACCTGTAATGACTGGCTGAtgaggtgtttctaatattcCTGTGTGACATAAAGCCAGCTGGGATCTGATCGGAGTGTGAAGGGCAGCACGAGCCGGGGGTGACGTCAAAGCAGCGAGAGTGCGCCGCAGGCAgcccagctgtgtgtgtgtgtgtgtgtgtgtgtgtgtgtgtgtgtgtgtgtgtgtgtgtgagagagagagagagagagagagagagagagagagaggctttgAGGTGACAGTCGCTAGCTTGCACACAAGGAAGTAGACGATATGTCGCTGCGTTGAAGACGGAAACAACCACGAACCGTCGACTTTTCTATACGAGGTAAGTCCATCAGCCGACATAACGTGATTCTGGAGAATTTTGTGTGGCTTCGAAACCGAGCCACGGTCTGCGGTTGGACGTGTGTTTGAGCCGCGATCTTGTCTGACGTTAGCTAACATTAACGTTAGCTGTTGGTGAAATGACAAGAAAGCTCGGCGTTATATCAATCACCGTGTTGGTGCCCTGCCTCAGGAGAAACAATTCCGCGTTTATCTGATGATCTGTCTTTTGGCTTCGTCGGTGCATTATTGATAACTGAGGTCAATTTTAGTAACGTTAACGTAATGGTTGAGTTACTGTTCGACATGTGATATAGCCTACACGAACCGAACAAGAGAACGTTAAGTTCAACCAGTCCATTCTGTAGTTTTGGTCTCTGATGCTCTTCTCAGCCTCAGTAAACACTGCTGTCCTTTAAGTTACCACATGATGAAGCttcaaaaagcagaaaactcTGCCAGGAAGCTATTCATGTCACATGAGATTTACAAGCGTATATCGGTGATTATAAAAGTCGTCTGATCAATGTCGCAAATGCATAGAATTGCTGGTTGTAACGTGCCCAGGCTTCAAGGTTTGCACTCCaacagttcaattcaattctatgTGTATAGacccaaatcacaacagaaatcatctcaaggcactttacagtttaaggtttacaaaatataactcaGAATAATACAGAATTATATCGAAAACCAGTAGGCCTACTGTCGAAAAACACAACTCCAGTTAGACTAACGTTAGTGTCCACGCAGTTCCTGCCTCTTTGTGCAGGAACTGTGATATCCCAAaaccttgctgctgctgctgctgctgctgctgcttaccAAAGGGAAAGCGATGTGCTTCCACACTCCTGTCCTCAGGTGCCTGTAAGCACACTGGGGTCAAAAAAGGGGAAAAGGCAGCAGCATGGAGGTTAGAGATGAGGATTTGGGAATGTGAAAGACATCAGTTTCTTTCTAACCACCCCTTGAAATCTGTGCCCTGATAATCAACATTACTGACTGCCTCTCccttcaaattcaaattcagaaatacacacacaatacatgGCTTTTTAAAGTATCTTTTTACATTATCTTTACCATGACAGTTCATGTGTGAAGTGGTTAGTGCTCGTAGACAATTGGGtactttattgatttaaaaaaaaaaaaaggttttaggAAACGGcgaaaaaaacagaaattactTAAGTAGCAAATGTCATCATTTGTGGGCCTTCTAAatttaatacacacattttcttttgcctCCATTATAgatttgtcctgtgttttgatTGTAAATAGGTGTCACTGTCACTGACGTGTCACACAATGTGAGCCTGCTTTTTATGCTCTAAAGGACAATGGGCCTAGCAGCAGCCATAATtgacaaatgttcctgttggCTGGCACTTTATGgtcccttctttttcttcttttctcctacGGTACCTCTCTGCCTTTTATCGTCTTTTCAGACTGCTGAAGTTTCCATCCAGCTCCGGTGCTCTATGTGCCGGCCACGTGTCCTCGTACTGACCATGTCCCAGCAGTTTCCTCTGGAGTTGAGATGATCTCAGGCAGTACTACCATGTCTGCAGGTATCCCATCAGTCTCTGCAGCGTGAGCTCACATCATCTGCCTGTCACTGTTATTGTCAACACCTACATCTAAACATGGCCCCTGTTCCTCCTGGGATCCGTCTCCTGGTTTCTTTTGACAGGGATCAGTGGTGAGTTGTCATTTTAtatgtttgcattttctctGAATTTCAGCTCACTGTCTGAACAGTCACACTCCAATATTTGTTATGAGCTTTcatttctgattttaaaatgtgctttgttaGCCACCATCTTTAACTCTTAGTCTGGTTGCATTGTGTATTTGTCAGCATTTACCCCATCCAAGGGTCTTTctcgcgtgtgtgtgtataattgctaaatagaaataataaattgttaaaaaaaatgtatcaattgtttgttcagtgttgtatgtactgtatgctgtataTTATATGTACTGTGTTAGAGTAGTGTGTAAGTGAAGgtatagaaaaaaatgtttgaactCAGTCTTTTCCCTTGTGGCCTGTGACGGTTTCGGGAAAATCCGCAATGCTTAATTCATACGTACTAAAGCCCTATTGATTACACCTGTCTTTGCTCAAAGGATTAATTGGCTGTACAGCAAATCCACCTGTCCGTCAGGCTTTATGGGTGTGTGTCAATATTTGAGCCCTATTGTAAGCAAGTTAATATTTGACAGTGGTACTGAGTTCCTGTATCTGTAGTGTGAAAGATTCAAATACCTGCTCATTGTATAAACCAGATGTTCAGGTTCTTTGTGACGTGAAGAATGTCGCAGACCTACTGGTTGGCTGAGATGTCTGACATTCCTAGTTGTTACAGAGTATTCGAATTTGAATtcactccagcttcctcccagtccaaacatactgtatgtggttagGGTaaaggttaattggtgactttaAATTGCCCACAAGGGTGAATGTGATTGTGAATGGGTGTCTGTCTCTATATTGGTTCTTTTACATGtactcaagtaaccaggttcCAGTCAGTTTTCTTTAGTAAGCTGATTTCTAAAGTTTAATGTAATCAGCGTAGAGGATTAAAGAAACCTGATTTCCAGATTTTTCCCAGAAAACTCCTGTGACAACAAACTACTGGGTTTGGGTCAGCTTTTTACCAGAGCGCATGTACAACAGAGGCTGCTGACATCACTCTACGACTATCAGCTGAGAAGTGCGGCTGAATAAAAGGAGAGATTGTTCCACATTATCAAGTCTAcccaactaaaactgaaaccaacacagtGTGCGCCATAGATGTCTAAATAAGGCACTTTTCACCGTCTATTTCTTTAATTAGGACAGTTTGCGCTGCAAGTGCTATGACTGCCAGTATGTCTCTTTCTGCCTGTCAGCTCCCTGACACACatatcaggaaaaaaaagatagaaagaaGTGGTCAGGAAGTGGTCTTTTCTGTCTACATACAATTAGTTACCATGCTTCTAAAATCAGACCAGGCCCGAGCAGAGAAGAAATAAGAATACTTTTATGCTGCATTTATACtcggatttccagtaaccaggtttcttgggTGCGTGAGAAGACAAAATGTCATATCACACATTAATACTCCCTGGCATCCCcaaagtttaataaaatatccCATATGTTCTTgcctttgtgtttcctctctgcaggTACAGAGCTCTTACCTTCATCCTCACATTCCTGCTCTATACCAGTTTCCACCTTTCCAGGAAACCCATCAGCATCGTCAAGGTAGCTGTTTACATCTTAGCCGCATGTCTTCTGGCTCTCTGTCTGTGACTTATGGTGTTTTATGGTTAACTCAGTAGCGCACTTACTCTTTTATATTGACAGAGCGAGCTCCACAAAAACTGCTCATCTGTCAGCGACCTAGTCACCATGGCCTCCGGCAGTGGCAGTGGCAGTGGCAGTGGCAGCCAGCAGCCCTCCCTACCATCTCTCCAGGCAGACATGGACTGTAGCTGGAAGCCTTTTGGTTTGTATCTGCTCAACCTGTGACATTTCAGAGACTATGGTGGATTTCCAAACGCCTAACCATTTTAGTATTTTTGAATGTCCGTCTATATTGTCCTGAACCATACAAAATTTCTTGATTCTCTCAGATAAAGGCAACTACAAACAGCTGCTTGGAGCCATGGACTATTCCTTCCTCTGTGCCTATGCTATCGGGATGTACCTCAGGTGAGAGGACTGAAAGAGGTGGTTTGTTATTTGTAGCTGAATTGAGTCACTGTATTATGAGTAAAAGAGTAAAACACACCAGATTATATGAATGTAAGTATTATAATAATCCGTTTCCATTGTGTCATTTTGTAATGGTCAGTGAAATTTGTCAACAGAGCAAGACACTCAGCCCTCTTAACTGAATGGTTTTATTATATGAAAAGTTCTTATCTCTGTCTTAGTTTAAAtcttaatttactttaatttaatatgtAGGATCTGGTAGCTGACATTTCATCCTTGCGTTTCCTTTCAGCCAGTCCACTCTGCACAGCACCTGAAAGTTTAGGACTTAAAACCAGGTTTCTGTTGCTGGATCATGCTTCTTTCCTTCAGGAAACTGGAGTTACATACATAAAGCATTGTTTATAATCATGTAACTTTTTGTGTCACAGAGACCAATAACTCACCCAACAACTGCGCAATGTCCTGATATGATCCTTTGGATATAGTCCAGGGTGCATACGTGAAAATGGCTACAGATGCAGTGGTTTGCAGAAGTCATCTATTGCTAGTGCCAAGTGTTGTTTGGGGGAAGAAAGTATACCTGTTTAAGAAAAGCTGTAACAGTTAATAACCACCAAAACTCTCATTCAACCCTATTTATGGGAGTAAGCTGTTAAAATGGCAATGTATCTAATATTTATCCACACAGCGGCATCATTGGGGAGCGCCTTCCAATTCGACTGTACCTGACTGTAGGCATGCTGACCAGCGGCCTGTTTACCTGCATGTTTGGACTGGGTTACATTTACAATATCCACAACCTGGGCTTCTATATATTTGTTCAGGTGAGACGCACCATAAGgttttagttaaaaaaacaactaattcTTTTACCAAGAAAGCAAGACCTTGCAAAACATGGAGCCAACTTGTAGTGCTTGTACTTGCTATAGTACTGTAATGAAATTACAATGTAGCATGTAGCAGAAAAAACATTGTTGTGTCATTACtggaaaatttaaatattttgctcAAGAACTCTTGGGTATGTGTTACCCACATAACCCATTCTGCCACTCACAACACAGACAATAGTTCAGATAGACACTCATGTACACATATGTAAACAGAGATTTAAGTACCATGTTTTTATACATGGTGAAACAGAAAGAAGTTGTATGCACACTTTTAACCAAGAGAGTGTCTCAATAACAGAGTTTCTGATACCTCACTGTAAAGCATATTCTCTCCTAATTCTTCCTGTCATGATTTCAGGTGGCCAATGGCTTGGTGCAAACCACTGGCTGGCCCAGTGTGGTGACCTGCATCGGCAACTGGTTTGGAAAGGGGAGGTAAGGTCAAGTGGATAAATGGATAGATTTCTATCCAGTGCACTACAAACATGGACATTTTATGGTATTGTGTTGTAGCTTAATGATGACATATGAAAGGGACCTGCAAAACCTTCCCCTCCTGACCTGTTGTTACTGTTTGCAGGCTGGCCAGCTAATTTGCTAGTCAACTACAGCAAACATGAACCAAATATAAACCTGCAAGTGTCAACATCAGTCAGTTAAGATGCCACATTTCGTGTTCATTATTTTTCACTACCAACGTAAACACTGTCTGTCAGTACTTTGTAAACTACAGTTTAACATATTATTGACTAAGTATACATGCATACTTATTTTTAGAAGCACAAATTAGCtataaaatgacagaagaagctgcttcttgacctgtttttgtgtgtgtaagagcATTAAAGTAAGGGATGGAAATTAACTTATTTAGACTCACTAAGGTGCATGATCAGAAAAACCTGACCTCTTCAGGTAGATTGCTTTTCAAGAATGCAGCTTTATCTGCCAAATATAGGTGTGACCAGATTTTTTTGCAAGAGTGTGTATGTCTTTATCTTTTGCTCAGTGCATTGTCTGCTCCAATTTATATagtagaaacaaagaaaaaaataattcaggAGGCACTATACAGTTGATACAGGTTGCAGGTTGGTGGAATGTATAGCCAACGTCATATAGTAGGCAAAGCTTTTTTAGTTCTTGACAAAAAGCGTGTGATCCTGTCAGGCGTGGACTCATTATGGGGCTATGGAACTCCCACACCTCAGTAGGAAACATCCTGGGCTCTCTAATTGCTGGCTACTGGGTCTCGTCCAACTGGGGCCTGTCCTTCATCGTACCAGGTCTCATTATTGCAGCCATGGGTGTCGTCTGCTTCCTGTTCCTCATTGAGCGTGAGTGCTATCTGTTGCCTGTTTTATGGATCATTGATAATCAATAGCAGCTCTTATAAGAATATAACCATATTCCATCTTGTTCCCTTTTCAGATCCAAATGACCTAAAATCCATTCATGCTCAAAACTCTTCCCCAGGCAAGAGTGTGagtacagattttttttttttttttttgtgaatgcattgtattgtatgttgtatgtattcATCTGTTATTAATTACCAACCATTAGGGCCTTAGTATTTATGTCAGCTCACCCCGAGCAATGTTTTGAGCTGTTTTGACACtgtaaaacatacagtttaGTTATAATGCAGCGTAAGACTTAAAGAGCACTCAATGGGGTGCGTGACGACAGTCACCATAGTTACAGTCTCCACCTGAGTGACTctaaagcagcagctgtcaACAGTAATTTgacacgtgcacacaaacaacgttttaaaatcacaaacacagtcaccAAGATGATTCTCATAAACCAAAATCTCCCATCATCTTATTCCTGAACTCACTGATTGTGTAAGATTTCAGTCTTTATTAGAACCTCTGGCCATGAGCTGAGAGCCACAAACAGAGCATAGAAGTCAGATTCTGAAGTGAAAGACTAACACATTGTTGGTTTTATCTTCTGAAATACTTGCTGTAATttgttgacaacaacaaacacaagatgGGGAAATCTGTGAATGGTATGTGATTAATTGTCTCTTCAATCAGGTTCCAACCAAGAGTTGGAATGGAGTAAATGGACACACTGAAGTGTATCTTCAATACAAGGACAACAAAAGCCAGgtgtgtgtcactttgtgtatgttacagggttagggttagaacAGCTACATAGATTTTCTTTGCTTACTTCCTATAAGCAGCCAGAAAACGGAATCTATCTACATGTTCTTAAAGTGGCCATACTATTGTCAATCTAAGGTTTACATTTTTATGGGGATCCAATTGATACAAGACCATatgattttcaagtttaaaaagtgcaaatacatgttataatgtGTATTTCTGCAACAGCTCTTGTCTTGAAACTAAGGGTACATCCAAGTTGCCTTAACTGATCGTTCTTGGATCCTCAATCCTCACTGGAAGTtgttctgctcctctctctAGAAGGACATCTTATTTCATTCTGAGGAGCGAGAAATTATGTTTGAGGAGAGATAAGCGAGGATACACAAGTATCCATCCTTTGTCGGAAATGTGATCACACTGATCTGAAACCGAATCATAACAGCACAGTTTTCAAATCCATCATTTGGAGAATGGATCTGTAGTTCTCTTTGACAAAGAACCCTGGACAACTGCTGTCATTGACCCAGGACAGCGTGGACATGCATATAAATGGAgccattattttatttattaaaattgttGGATCTAATAAAGCATTTCTACAAATTCATATGCTGTGGAGACAGTGGTAACTGCATCTTAATTATAATTTGCACAAGTGTAATTTTCAATCAAACAAAAGTGACCACAAAGTCAGCTGATCCACAATCATCGCAACAGACGCTGCAGATTTTCAGAGGAGAGGATGTCTCAAGTCTCCAAAAACCCTGTTTTCTCAATTCCTCTCTCTTAAAAATCTTTCCTTGTATCCCTCCATGTATCTTTAGTGGGAAGGACTAAGACAAGGAGAAGAGATGGATGCAATTAAGGGAAATGGGATGTACCCTGCAAAGACTCATTTGAGCGCCTGCAACTGTAATGGGAACCACTTATATCTCTCCCTGGCTCCAGATGCCATCTCAAACTAGAGAAAGTTGTCTGGTCCACATGAAATGTTATAACTTATAAAACACAATAGTGGTCCAACAATTTCATTACAATGTTCCTGATTTTTCCACTCATGCAGCTACAGTCAGAACAGCACTGTTCTGTAGTAACATCCTAGCCAATAATCCTGTTGAAAACAGTTGTCCGTGAAGTGCTGtgaacagaggaaaacatttcTCGAAGTCTGTTGCTGGACCAGTAGTAGAGTCCTTTATATTTTACACCGATCACCCACCATAGTCATACCACAcagtggttttaatattgtggcGCACTTCACAGCCTCATGAAcaaactgtgatgcactgtATTCTGACATCTGTCGATCAtggccagcattacattttccCATCTTGACCCCAGTCCAGCACTTGGTATTAATATTGtagctgagctgtgtgtgtctgtctaatGAAGTGGTAACTGTCCAAGTCAATTACCTTAAATGGTGTGAACAGTATTAGAGGGTAGATTCTCTGACTAATTACTGTAACAAGTTTCACTGTAACATGTCTTTGTAATCCATTTAGGGATGCTACTGTTGCAAGGATAGTATTCAAACCAGGAAGGTCAGTTCTTTCAGTGCTTCTAGGTCTTCTTTCTTGGCTTCAGCAGCAGGCAGAGCTGTGGGATTGTGTGGCATTCTGGGTGATAACTTGGAAATGGTTCTTAAGTTGAATCCAAATGTCCACCCATTGTGGACATCAGTCAAACATTGTATCCTGACACCATCATTACATCAAGTTCTTGACAGCATAAAGATTCTGACCCTTTTTCGACCTCATGAACTGTGAATTTTCTGATTTTGCTGCTCTTAGGAAGTGTAGGACATTTGGATTCAGCCTCATGGGAGGTGATGATGTTACCACAACACTAACCAGCTCACTTTGTCTACATACAAGTTGCTGCATGAACTCAACAGATCCAAATTTAACATCACTGAAACGCAAACATCTTTTCAATGAATGGCTCCTGACCTACAATCAATCTTTGGTTCTGTTATTAAGTGGACAAGTTACATGGTACAGAAATCCAGCTACTACTGCAGCACCTAAtcattgtcttgttttttttttctctcttcgtGTCTCCTTTAGAGTTACGACACTGAGCTGTTGCTGCCCAAGGACACTATGTGTGTACCTGTGCAACCAGTTGTTGTCGTGAAGAGTGAATCTAAACCTTCCGCCATCAGCTTCATGGGAGCCCTACGAATACCAGTcagtcacacataaacacacatacagggacacacacaaatccatcaTATAAACCTATCTATTTGGCAGGACACAGACATGTCATTACTTGGATTTTAAGTTGTTGCCCTTGTTTGGCCCATTAGAAGGTTGTACCAGCTTGTTCAAGATCTTAGCCAATAACCGTGTCAATACAACATTCAACGGGCCGTTACAACCTTCTAATGGACCGGTTCTATCGGCTAGGTTAATGGCCAAGATCTTGAACATGCAGCtaaaacatcaaaatcaaaagggccaacaaaaagaaagcagtTATATGGGCAGATTTTTTTATCAATCCCTCAGGGTAGCCAGGTTTGTGttgcaaagaaaatgaaggcAAATAGTTAAATCACGACCCAGACAGTTTCCATGCTCACTtccagtgtgttttgtgtttgcctgTTAGGGGGTGATTGAGTTCTCTCTGTGTCTACTGTTTGCCAAACTGGTCAGCTACACCTTCCTCTTCTGGCTGCCACTCTACATCACTAAAGCAGGTACAACCAGTATTTCTGATACTGTCCTTCATTGGCATCCTCTTGATTTGCACAATCAACccaaacaaaatgtcatttcatttgtgtaCATTGTtctgtattgtatttgtatcAGGCGGGTACTTTACTGACACTATGTGATGACTGAAAGTCAAAGACAGGCTTTAACACAGGATCAAGTTATGTagtaattataatataattgaATCCAGTATTCCAGATGTAACATGCTTTGTACCGTCCATATTTTCCCAAATTCCCATGTTCTGTGTATTTAATAGCACAGCCaagtgacacagtgacacaggctTGAAACATCTCTGTTGTCTTAGGGAAAATTGTTCTCTCACAGGCTGCATCGCCGATTGACCACTGTTAGAATACAAGATTCACCCAGCTTTTCATGTGTATCCCCTGTTATATTTTCACACAACTTGATTAAGTTATCAGAGTGTATTCTACTACCTATTTCCTAATACTTGACTCTGTCAAGtaccaggttggacacacctaatgACCCACTTTAAGTGATAAGAGGGGTTTGCAGcggtgtgactattacatctttcacatcctccccttccattgtttcacctaaaaAGCCTATTCAGGTCAAGGGgtgaaatgaaaccaaacctggagcataaatgtGTGggctctaaccaactatcttcagactgaagaagctacttggataagtagcaaaacgtttcaacctaacaagaaggaagtccagtcgccatgactcaacttccagattgaCACTGTCAAGCTCTTAATAGTATCTGCAGTTTGCACCAAGCCATTCTTATCCTGTCAACCTTGTTATGATAAAGCACTAATATTTCAGACAAAAGACACTGCTAGATAAAAAACCAAAATAATGGTTGTGTCTCAGCTCACCTAGATGCTAAGAAGGCTGGAGATCTCTCTACCCTGTTTGATGTGGGAGGAATTGTGGGTAGGTGcacattttttcttctttctcttatcattcttcacagtgtgtgtgcatgcttgttCATCCTACATTCACTTactttcgtgtgtgtgtgtgtgtgtgtgtgtgtgtgtgtgtgtgtgtgtgtgtgtgtgtgtgtgtgtgtgtgtgtgtgtgtgtgtgtgtgtgtgtgtgtgtgtgtgtgtgtgtgtgtgggtttgtgcaTGTACGCACATACATGAGCAGGTGGGATCTTTGCAGGAGTGATTTCTGATAAACTGGGGAAGAGAGCCACAACCTGTGCATTCATGTTGCTGCTGGCTGCTCCGACAGTAAGTTTTCATTACACTGTTATGCATTTTCTTCTCCCTGTATTTAGTGCACTTGGACAAAAATGCTcctttttgcatatttatattttgtgttattttttgcaTGCAATATCAAGTCATGATAGTAACCCTTTTGAATTTTTTGAACATGTTAACCCTTTTGTTTATGATACACAGTACACTGACTATTCCTTGTCTTGGACTGATAACAGGACTCCCTGGTGCCTAAAACCTTTTTCACAGGGCTTATTTAGATGTGGGAGTTATGAATAGTGACTGAAAGTGTGACTCTTTTGACcatcatgttttgtctttgtgttgcaGCTGTATGGCTTCTCCATGATCAGTCAGTTT
This Anabas testudineus chromosome 21, fAnaTes1.2, whole genome shotgun sequence DNA region includes the following protein-coding sequences:
- the slc37a1 gene encoding glucose-6-phosphate exchanger SLC37A1 isoform X1: MAPVPPGIRLLVSFDRDQWYRALTFILTFLLYTSFHLSRKPISIVKSELHKNCSSVSDLVTMASGSGSGSGSGSQQPSLPSLQADMDCSWKPFDKGNYKQLLGAMDYSFLCAYAIGMYLSGIIGERLPIRLYLTVGMLTSGLFTCMFGLGYIYNIHNLGFYIFVQVANGLVQTTGWPSVVTCIGNWFGKGRRGLIMGLWNSHTSVGNILGSLIAGYWVSSNWGLSFIVPGLIIAAMGVVCFLFLIEHPNDLKSIHAQNSSPGKSVPTKSWNGVNGHTEVYLQYKDNKSQGCYCCKDSIQTRKSYDTELLLPKDTMCVPVQPVVVVKSESKPSAISFMGALRIPGVIEFSLCLLFAKLVSYTFLFWLPLYITKAAHLDAKKAGDLSTLFDVGGIVGGIFAGVISDKLGKRATTCAFMLLLAAPTLYGFSMISQFGIGPTIGMLLVCGGLVNGPYSLITTAVSADLGTHKSLKGNAKALSTVTAIIDGTGSVGAALGPLLAGLLSAGGWDQVFYMLMTADFLALLLLLRLVMKELTSTKSRPLSTAELKEH
- the slc37a1 gene encoding glucose-6-phosphate exchanger SLC37A1 isoform X2, producing the protein MAPVPPGIRLLVSFDRDQWYRALTFILTFLLYTSFHLSRKPISIVKSELHKNCSSVSDLVTMASGSGSGSGSGSQQPSLPSLQADMDCSWKPFDKGNYKQLLGAMDYSFLCAYAIGMYLSGIIGERLPIRLYLTVGMLTSGLFTCMFGLGYIYNIHNLGFYIFVQVANGLVQTTGWPSVVTCIGNWFGKGRRGLIMGLWNSHTSVGNILGSLIAGYWVSSNWGLSFIVPGLIIAAMGVVCFLFLIEHPNDLKSIHAQNSSPGKSVPTKSWNGVNGHTEVYLQYKDNKSQSYDTELLLPKDTMCVPVQPVVVVKSESKPSAISFMGALRIPGVIEFSLCLLFAKLVSYTFLFWLPLYITKAAHLDAKKAGDLSTLFDVGGIVGGIFAGVISDKLGKRATTCAFMLLLAAPTLYGFSMISQFGIGPTIGMLLVCGGLVNGPYSLITTAVSADLGTHKSLKGNAKALSTVTAIIDGTGSVGAALGPLLAGLLSAGGWDQVFYMLMTADFLALLLLLRLVMKELTSTKSRPLSTAELKEH